A portion of the Chondrinema litorale genome contains these proteins:
- a CDS encoding thioredoxin family protein produces the protein MKILINPLLLSICLLFTFFSNASTQSETKVNFITVNSSEEWETILDKANLSGRLIFVDVYTDWCGYCKMMDKDVFSDSEVAGYLNDNFVSVKLDAETEFGTTFTKTYQIEGYPTYVFLDKDENLTGSIGGYNKKEPFLNQSKTIQDKSDLLPELKKKYEKGELTQVETAQFAVLIKDSNSDLAKVIAEKLMLDLDSKAFKNLEYTEFFKVFASNTESEFFAYVKNNKEEFKANVGEANFSGYLENVYNATLAAAIMENDINKLSIVTTEILPIYIESPSELPQAKFVTEKLYYGNVQDAEGYAAVVQKYYSSIGKDEEDFWYNQSYEIVEDFASVSSLIDLSITWLDNLVKSDEDYETYALYAYTQGINGDFEDAKVKAEKAKSLARNEEQKQMAHDLLEMISEAASGN, from the coding sequence ATGAAAATCTTGATTAATCCCCTTCTTTTATCAATTTGTCTATTATTTACTTTTTTCTCAAATGCGAGCACTCAATCTGAAACTAAAGTAAATTTTATTACTGTAAATTCTTCTGAGGAATGGGAAACCATTTTAGACAAAGCCAATCTTTCTGGACGATTAATCTTTGTGGATGTTTACACAGACTGGTGTGGCTATTGTAAAATGATGGATAAAGATGTATTTAGCGATTCAGAAGTAGCTGGTTACCTAAACGATAATTTTGTTAGCGTCAAACTAGATGCTGAAACTGAATTTGGTACTACCTTCACCAAAACCTATCAGATAGAAGGTTATCCGACCTATGTTTTTTTAGATAAAGATGAAAACTTAACAGGTTCTATTGGAGGATATAATAAAAAAGAACCATTTTTAAATCAATCTAAAACTATCCAAGATAAATCTGATTTACTGCCAGAGCTTAAAAAGAAATATGAAAAAGGTGAGCTAACTCAAGTAGAAACAGCTCAGTTTGCAGTACTTATAAAAGATAGTAATAGTGATTTGGCTAAAGTAATTGCCGAAAAACTCATGCTTGATTTAGATAGTAAAGCATTCAAAAATCTAGAGTATACCGAGTTTTTTAAAGTATTTGCATCTAATACTGAAAGTGAGTTTTTTGCATATGTAAAAAATAATAAAGAAGAGTTTAAAGCAAATGTTGGTGAAGCAAACTTCTCAGGGTACTTAGAAAATGTATACAATGCTACCTTAGCAGCTGCTATTATGGAAAATGATATTAATAAATTAAGCATTGTTACAACAGAGATATTGCCAATTTATATTGAAAGCCCATCTGAATTACCACAAGCTAAATTTGTAACTGAGAAATTATATTATGGAAATGTGCAGGATGCAGAAGGATATGCAGCGGTTGTACAAAAATATTATTCATCAATTGGCAAAGACGAAGAAGATTTTTGGTATAATCAATCTTATGAAATAGTAGAAGATTTTGCTTCTGTTTCTTCTCTTATCGATTTGTCTATCACTTGGTTAGATAATTTAGTTAAAAGTGATGAAGATTATGAAACTTATGCATTATATGCTTATACACAAGGTATTAATGGTGATTTTGAAGATGCAAAAGTAAAGGCTGAAAAAGCCAAATCTCTTGCTAGAAACGAAGAGCAAAAACAAATGGCACACGATTT